Proteins encoded by one window of Dryocola sp. LX212:
- a CDS encoding IS3 family transposase (programmed frameshift), producing MGTPRFTPEFKEEAVRQITERGYSVAEVSDRLGVSAHSLYKWLRAIKPDNSEQHARDLLEAKSEILKLRAQLKRTEEERDILKKGRAVLCKGARLKYRFINEHRTVWGVMTMCRVLNVARAGFYAWLHNPVSARDKDNQRLLTLIRDSYSLSGGVYGYRRVHGDLNEIGETCGKNRVGRIMQLNRIKAVRGYKAPRRIAGRPSVVAPNRVQRQFTVVRANQVWVTDITYIRTWQGWLYLAVVIDLFARNVVGWSMKPTLSRELALDALMMAVWRRKPDGEVIVHSDQGSQYGSDDWQRFCRANNLAPSMSRRGNCWDNAVAESFFSSLKKERIRKRIYKTRDLARADIFDYIEVFYNRSRRHSHLGGVSPEAFEQASS from the exons ATGGGCACACCACGATTTACACCTGAATTTAAGGAAGAGGCTGTCCGTCAGATAACGGAACGCGGTTATTCCGTCGCCGAAGTATCTGACCGTCTGGGCGTTTCTGCACACAGCCTCTACAAGTGGCTACGGGCGATTAAACCCGATAACAGCGAGCAGCATGCCCGGGATTTACTGGAGGCCAAAAGCGAGATCCTGAAACTACGGGCGCAGCTAAAACGTACCGAAGAGGAACGGGATATTTTGA AAAAAGGCCGCGCGGTACTTTGCAAGGGAGCCCGACTGAAGTACCGCTTTATCAATGAGCACCGCACTGTATGGGGTGTGATGACGATGTGTCGGGTACTCAATGTCGCCCGGGCCGGGTTCTATGCGTGGCTGCACAACCCGGTCTCGGCACGTGATAAAGATAACCAGCGCCTGCTGACGCTTATCCGTGACTCATATTCACTGAGCGGAGGCGTATACGGTTACCGGCGGGTTCATGGCGACCTGAACGAAATCGGGGAAACCTGCGGCAAAAACCGGGTGGGTCGTATTATGCAACTGAACCGGATCAAAGCCGTACGCGGCTATAAAGCGCCGCGTCGTATCGCTGGTCGACCTTCAGTGGTTGCCCCGAATCGCGTGCAGCGGCAGTTTACTGTTGTCCGGGCCAATCAGGTCTGGGTCACCGACATCACTTACATCCGCACCTGGCAGGGCTGGTTGTATCTGGCGGTGGTTATCGATCTCTTCGCCCGTAACGTGGTCGGCTGGTCGATGAAACCCACTCTCTCACGCGAACTGGCGCTGGATGCGCTGATGATGGCGGTCTGGCGACGTAAACCCGACGGCGAGGTTATCGTGCACTCAGACCAGGGCAGCCAGTACGGCAGTGACGACTGGCAGCGCTTCTGCCGGGCCAATAACCTGGCTCCGAGCATGAGCCGGCGTGGCAACTGCTGGGATAATGCGGTGGCCGAATCGTTCTTCAGTTCACTGAAAAAAGAGCGCATCAGGAAGAGAATATACAAAACCCGGGATCTGGCCCGGGCGGATATCTTCGATTACATTGAAGTATTCTATAACCGGTCCCGGCGCCACAGTCATCTCGGCGGCGTCAGTCCGGAGGCCTTTGAACAGGCCTCATCGTGA
- a CDS encoding AAA family ATPase: MLIIFSGLPGSGKSTIAQALTKQLNALYLRIDTIEQAILKAEEDGREMGPTGYFVAYSLARENLLLGATVITDSVNPLALTRDAYREIALSARTDFLEIEIVCSDMIEHRKRVEIRVSQVEGLTLPDWKYVTDLTYEPWNREHLILDSYSLSSDECVSRIIKLLSR, encoded by the coding sequence ATGCTAATCATCTTCAGTGGTTTGCCTGGAAGCGGGAAAAGCACTATCGCTCAGGCTTTGACAAAGCAGTTAAATGCTCTTTACTTGCGAATCGACACGATTGAGCAGGCCATACTTAAAGCCGAAGAAGATGGTCGTGAAATGGGGCCTACTGGTTATTTTGTCGCTTACTCACTCGCCAGAGAAAACCTGCTATTAGGAGCAACAGTAATCACTGACTCAGTGAACCCACTGGCGTTAACCCGTGATGCCTATCGAGAAATAGCTTTATCGGCAAGAACCGATTTTTTAGAAATTGAGATCGTATGTTCCGATATGATTGAGCATCGTAAACGAGTGGAAATAAGGGTGTCACAAGTCGAGGGGTTAACCCTGCCAGATTGGAAATATGTTACCGATTTGACTTATGAACCATGGAACAGAGAACACCTCATTTTAGACTCGTACAGTTTATCCAGCGATGAATGTGTATCAAGGATCATCAAACTTCTTTCGCGATGA
- the folD gene encoding bifunctional methylenetetrahydrofolate dehydrogenase/methenyltetrahydrofolate cyclohydrolase FolD, which produces MAAKIIDGKTIAQQVRLEVAEKVRARVAAGKRAPGLAVVLVGENPASQIYVGSKRKACEEVGFLSRSYDLPDSTTEAELLELIDTLNADSDIDGILVQLPLPAGIDNVKVLERIDPDKDVDGFHPYNVGRLCQRSPRLRPCTPRGIVTLLERYGIDTYGLNAVVIGASNIVGRPMSMELLLAGCTTTVTHRFTKNLRHHVENADLVIVAVGKPGFIPGEWIKEGAIVVDVGINRLESGKVVGDVNYDEAAVKASYITPVPGGVGPMTVATLIQNTLQACEEYHDVDGE; this is translated from the coding sequence ATGGCAGCAAAGATTATTGACGGTAAAACGATTGCGCAGCAGGTACGGCTTGAAGTTGCTGAAAAAGTGCGTGCGCGTGTTGCAGCGGGAAAACGCGCTCCGGGACTGGCCGTTGTGCTGGTTGGCGAGAACCCTGCTTCGCAGATTTATGTTGGCAGCAAGCGCAAGGCCTGCGAAGAGGTCGGCTTCCTCTCACGCTCTTACGATTTGCCGGACAGCACCACGGAAGCTGAGCTGCTGGAGCTGATTGATACACTCAACGCGGACAGCGATATCGACGGCATTCTGGTGCAGCTGCCGCTGCCTGCGGGCATCGATAACGTGAAGGTGCTGGAACGCATCGACCCAGACAAAGACGTGGATGGCTTCCATCCCTACAACGTTGGCCGCCTGTGCCAGCGTTCTCCGCGCCTGCGCCCCTGTACGCCGCGCGGTATCGTGACGCTGCTTGAGCGTTACGGTATTGATACTTACGGGCTGAACGCCGTGGTGATTGGCGCATCCAACATCGTGGGTCGTCCGATGAGCATGGAGCTTCTGCTGGCGGGCTGCACCACCACCGTGACTCACCGCTTCACCAAAAATCTGCGTCATCACGTCGAGAATGCCGATCTGGTAATTGTTGCCGTGGGCAAACCGGGCTTTATTCCCGGCGAGTGGATCAAGGAAGGGGCGATTGTCGTGGATGTCGGTATCAACCGGCTGGAGAGCGGCAAAGTGGTCGGCGACGTAAATTATGATGAAGCCGCCGTCAAAGCCTCGTATATTACGCCGGTTCCGGGTGGCGTTGGCCCTATGACCGTCGCCACTCTTATTCAGAATACCTTGCAGGCCTGCGAGGAATATCATGATGTCGATGGAGAGTAA
- the ybcJ gene encoding ribosome-associated protein YbcJ has product MTTFSLGKHPHVELCDLLKLEGWCESGAQAKAVIAEGLVTVDGEVETRKRCKIVAGQTVSFETLSITVQA; this is encoded by the coding sequence ATGACGACCTTCTCATTAGGAAAACACCCCCACGTTGAGCTGTGCGATCTGCTGAAGCTGGAAGGCTGGTGCGAAAGCGGCGCGCAGGCGAAAGCGGTGATTGCCGAAGGTCTGGTGACCGTAGACGGCGAAGTGGAAACCCGCAAGCGCTGTAAGATCGTCGCCGGTCAGACGGTCAGCTTCGAAACCCTGAGCATCACCGTTCAGGCGTAG
- a CDS encoding cytochrome P460 family protein, whose protein sequence is MRAIKSIAFSVLLSGFFSTVYAVELTSNIDSLQVSRATFSEDGKVTLPVDFHHWVHVGTFVKEDGINIFDGTKIIIPIVGNTYVEPSAWTHYMATGEWADGTQIIKEFTEVEADKKCDIKGTHVCKSAFGSAIFQNNYAGYGYMVKDKQRFPQAAGNWAYFTTGHVKPPYPETAKIKAIADCAACHIAHAADQDYVFAAQKIGLERSNPNNQ, encoded by the coding sequence ATGAGAGCAATAAAGTCGATAGCATTTTCTGTCCTGTTGAGCGGTTTCTTTTCTACCGTGTATGCAGTCGAACTAACGTCTAATATAGATAGTCTTCAAGTTTCTCGCGCGACATTTTCAGAGGATGGAAAGGTAACGCTTCCTGTAGATTTTCACCACTGGGTGCATGTCGGTACTTTTGTGAAGGAAGACGGCATAAATATCTTTGACGGTACCAAAATTATCATTCCGATAGTAGGTAATACCTATGTCGAACCGAGTGCATGGACGCACTATATGGCTACCGGTGAATGGGCTGATGGTACACAGATTATTAAAGAGTTTACCGAAGTAGAGGCAGATAAAAAATGTGACATTAAGGGGACGCATGTTTGTAAATCTGCCTTTGGTTCGGCTATCTTTCAGAATAATTACGCTGGATACGGCTATATGGTAAAAGATAAACAGCGATTTCCGCAAGCGGCCGGTAACTGGGCTTACTTCACTACGGGTCACGTAAAGCCCCCGTATCCAGAAACAGCGAAAATTAAAGCGATCGCCGACTGTGCCGCATGCCACATCGCTCACGCAGCCGATCAGGATTATGTTTTTGCCGCACAAAAGATTGGGCTTGAGCGATCTAACCCCAATAACCAATAG
- the msrB gene encoding peptide-methionine (R)-S-oxide reductase MsrB, translating into MNAKYHKNSQAIAELSEEEFHITQNGGTERAYTGKYDKFFEEGLYVDIVSGEPLFSSRDKYDSGCGWPAFTRPVEENVNELRDTSHGMIRTEVRSVHGDSHLGHVFNDGPKEEGGLRYCINSASLRFIPVEELEDKGYESYLSLFDKA; encoded by the coding sequence ATGAACGCGAAGTATCATAAGAATTCTCAGGCGATCGCGGAGCTCAGCGAAGAAGAATTTCACATCACGCAAAACGGGGGGACTGAACGAGCCTACACCGGTAAGTACGATAAATTTTTCGAAGAAGGCCTATACGTAGATATCGTCTCCGGCGAGCCGCTGTTTTCCTCTCGGGATAAGTATGACTCTGGCTGCGGCTGGCCAGCATTCACCAGACCTGTTGAAGAAAACGTTAACGAACTTCGTGATACAAGCCACGGCATGATCCGCACCGAGGTTAGATCGGTACACGGCGACAGCCACCTGGGTCATGTTTTCAATGATGGTCCGAAGGAGGAGGGAGGCCTGAGATACTGCATCAATTCTGCGTCGCTGCGCTTTATTCCTGTAGAAGAGCTTGAAGATAAGGGATACGAAAGCTATCTCTCATTATTTGATAAGGCATAA
- the rnk gene encoding nucleoside diphosphate kinase regulator: protein MSRPAIIINELDAERLDRLLEQPQYANLPVAQLLNAELDRAEMCSPENIPADVVTMNSRVKFRDLSSGEEHLRTLVYPANLTDSTNQLSVMAPVGAALLGVRVGNSIEWTLPNGNQTRLEVLDIEFQPEAAGEYHR, encoded by the coding sequence ATGTCCAGACCTGCCATCATCATTAACGAACTCGATGCCGAGCGCCTCGACCGCCTGCTGGAGCAGCCACAGTATGCCAACCTGCCGGTTGCGCAGTTGCTGAACGCAGAGCTGGACCGTGCAGAGATGTGCAGCCCGGAAAATATCCCGGCGGATGTGGTGACGATGAACAGCCGCGTGAAGTTCCGTGATCTGTCTTCCGGCGAAGAGCACCTGCGCACACTGGTCTATCCGGCGAACCTGACTGACAGCACAAACCAGCTTTCAGTGATGGCGCCCGTTGGCGCAGCGCTGCTGGGCGTTCGGGTAGGGAACAGCATTGAGTGGACGCTGCCGAACGGGAACCAGACGAGGTTAGAAGTGCTGGATATTGAGTTCCAGCCCGAAGCAGCCGGGGAATATCACCGCTAA
- a CDS encoding GntP family permease yields the protein MTELTTSYGAGTLLGIAACAVLLLLILIMRYKVHAFLALTLVSVATALVTGVPFDKIVPTILTGFGSTLAGVALLVGLGAMIGRLLEISGGAKVLADTLIGTFGSHRAPFALGVASLLFGFPIFFDAGLVVMLPIIFSVAKQFGGSTLKYAFPAAGAFAVMHALVPPHPGPVAASELLGANIGLLVITGLIIAIPTWYLGAYLYGQYAGKKFNVPLPTSFLGKIEADPGHQPPAFGTVLSILLMPLVLIFLDTGLNTATVLGWVSADNTIVQFLRMLGKTPIALLITVFFALMVFSGKHSREHLEKVCDGALGPICGIILVTGAGGMFGGVLRASGIGDALAGVLSDTGMPVIVAAFVIATALRVAQGSATVALTTTAALVSPMVASTTGLSQFDLCFIVIAIAGGATVLSHVNDSGFWLVGRFLEMDEKTTLKTWTVMETLIGTIAFLFALVGSIIL from the coding sequence ATGACCGAACTAACAACAAGTTATGGCGCAGGCACGCTGCTGGGGATCGCAGCCTGTGCAGTCCTGCTTCTGCTTATATTAATCATGCGCTATAAAGTGCATGCCTTTTTAGCCTTAACCCTGGTGAGCGTTGCCACCGCGCTTGTGACCGGCGTGCCTTTCGATAAAATCGTTCCGACGATCCTGACCGGCTTTGGCAGCACCCTTGCGGGCGTAGCGCTGCTCGTTGGCCTTGGAGCAATGATTGGCCGTCTGCTGGAGATCTCCGGCGGCGCGAAGGTGCTGGCAGATACGCTAATTGGTACCTTTGGTTCCCACCGTGCGCCTTTTGCGCTGGGCGTGGCATCGCTACTCTTCGGTTTCCCGATCTTTTTCGATGCGGGCCTGGTGGTGATGCTGCCAATCATCTTTAGCGTTGCCAAACAGTTTGGCGGCTCCACGCTGAAGTACGCTTTCCCGGCGGCGGGTGCTTTTGCCGTAATGCACGCCTTGGTGCCACCGCATCCAGGTCCGGTTGCCGCTAGTGAATTATTAGGCGCAAACATTGGCCTGCTGGTGATAACCGGCCTGATCATTGCTATCCCAACCTGGTATCTTGGTGCCTATCTTTACGGGCAGTACGCCGGTAAGAAATTTAACGTGCCGCTGCCCACCTCTTTCCTGGGAAAAATCGAGGCCGATCCTGGTCACCAGCCGCCGGCATTTGGTACGGTACTGAGCATCCTGCTGATGCCGTTAGTGCTGATCTTCCTGGATACCGGCTTGAATACCGCGACTGTGCTGGGCTGGGTAAGCGCCGACAACACCATCGTGCAGTTCCTGCGCATGCTGGGTAAAACCCCTATCGCCCTGCTGATCACCGTGTTCTTTGCATTGATGGTCTTCAGCGGCAAACACAGCCGCGAGCACCTGGAGAAAGTGTGTGACGGTGCGCTTGGCCCAATCTGCGGCATTATTCTGGTGACCGGTGCGGGCGGGATGTTCGGTGGCGTACTGCGCGCCAGCGGCATTGGCGACGCGCTGGCGGGCGTACTGTCCGATACCGGGATGCCGGTTATCGTGGCCGCGTTTGTAATCGCGACCGCGCTGCGTGTGGCGCAGGGTTCCGCCACCGTCGCGCTGACCACCACCGCCGCACTGGTTTCTCCAATGGTGGCGTCCACCACGGGCCTGAGCCAGTTCGACCTGTGCTTTATCGTTATCGCGATTGCCGGCGGAGCGACCGTGCTTTCCCACGTGAACGACTCCGGCTTCTGGCTGGTGGGCCGCTTCCTGGAGATGGATGAGAAGACCACGCTGAAAACCTGGACGGTAATGGAAACGCTGATTGGCACAATCGCCTTCCTCTTTGCCCTCGTGGGCAGTATCATCCTCTAA
- a CDS encoding LysR family transcriptional regulator has protein sequence MNNKFDYNLIKTLVLIFETKSMSKAALALGVSAPTLTYSLNKLRTYYNDPIFTKSTRGLKPTHVANELYPAFKKIDEDISQSVLVSQDTSAGLHKIAIRTNTMMECFLLDRLVNNHQLPKGLCIDFNTQTMQEEDRITALVSREVDIDIGMAIKTNNSLFSIRITQSRIVALCRKDHPRIDADLSFEQWMREEHAALKSAELNSYLPETLYSNAYKRNIRYRSQSMLNMLNCIEKTDYIMFLPEILLKYTLRLFNVRAVNIPWMEKDNIDIHAYVHSKAKNDQKLMQIINLVKF, from the coding sequence ATGAACAATAAATTTGACTACAACCTCATCAAAACGTTGGTGCTTATTTTTGAAACAAAAAGTATGAGTAAAGCCGCATTGGCTTTAGGTGTCTCTGCGCCAACTTTAACCTATTCATTAAACAAGCTTCGCACTTATTACAACGACCCAATTTTTACTAAGTCTACCAGAGGGTTAAAGCCTACGCATGTAGCAAATGAACTCTACCCCGCCTTTAAGAAAATTGATGAAGATATTTCACAGTCAGTCCTGGTTAGTCAGGATACCTCTGCAGGCCTTCACAAGATCGCTATCAGAACCAACACTATGATGGAATGCTTTTTGCTGGACAGGCTAGTTAATAATCACCAGCTTCCGAAAGGCCTCTGTATCGACTTTAATACCCAGACCATGCAGGAGGAGGACCGCATTACCGCGCTGGTATCAAGAGAGGTGGACATCGATATCGGAATGGCAATCAAAACAAATAATTCATTGTTTTCTATAAGAATTACCCAATCGAGGATCGTAGCACTTTGCCGTAAGGATCATCCAAGAATCGACGCGGACCTGAGCTTTGAACAGTGGATGCGCGAAGAACACGCCGCGCTGAAATCTGCCGAGCTCAACAGCTATCTGCCGGAAACGCTTTATTCAAACGCTTATAAAAGAAATATCCGATATCGCTCACAGTCGATGCTAAATATGCTGAACTGCATTGAAAAAACGGATTACATTATGTTCCTGCCTGAAATCCTCCTGAAATATACCCTCCGACTTTTTAACGTTCGTGCCGTAAATATCCCATGGATGGAGAAAGACAATATCGATATACATGCTTATGTCCACAGCAAAGCTAAAAATGACCAGAAGCTGATGCAAATAATTAATCTGGTCAAATTCTGA
- a CDS encoding ABC transporter substrate-binding protein, translating to MKKLTLSLITLALAGVSNAALADTLRMECPIFPGGKEYCGYVKERFEKQTNNKLEFIEFPAASDEKLALLQQLFAAKDEKAVDLFQSDTIWVGLLDKQTLDLTDAVGDMKGDFFPGPWANDTVNDKVKAVPAYLDTGVLYYRKDLLEKYKEQPPKTWDELTRIATKIQAEERKAGHKNFWGMIFQGKSYEGLTCNALEWIDSWGGGTFIDEKGNVTVNNPKAAAALDTVAGWIGKITPKGALGYKEEESRAVFQNGDALFMRNWPYAYLLSQGEESPLKGKVGVAPLPAGPDGKSANALGGWQWSVNANTKNKDAAIALLKILTDADSQKMQLKYLGFAPTRSALYEDKAVLETAPHLTMFKEIFANAVPRPATVTKSQYPRVSNAIYNVTFKVLNGGSDGKTAVADLQKRLERVKGKDWR from the coding sequence ATGAAAAAGCTGACGTTAAGTCTGATTACCTTAGCGCTGGCGGGCGTCTCCAACGCCGCGCTGGCCGATACCCTGCGTATGGAATGTCCGATTTTCCCCGGCGGTAAGGAATACTGCGGCTACGTCAAAGAGCGTTTTGAAAAGCAAACCAATAACAAGCTGGAGTTCATCGAGTTCCCGGCGGCATCTGATGAAAAGCTTGCGCTCCTGCAGCAGCTGTTTGCCGCCAAAGATGAGAAAGCGGTGGATCTGTTCCAGTCTGACACCATCTGGGTCGGCCTGCTCGATAAGCAAACGCTCGACCTGACCGATGCCGTGGGCGACATGAAAGGGGACTTCTTCCCCGGCCCGTGGGCTAACGACACGGTAAACGACAAGGTGAAAGCGGTGCCTGCCTATCTGGACACCGGCGTGCTCTATTACCGCAAAGACCTGCTGGAGAAATACAAAGAGCAGCCGCCAAAAACCTGGGATGAGCTGACGCGCATCGCCACCAAAATTCAGGCCGAAGAGCGCAAGGCCGGGCATAAAAATTTCTGGGGGATGATCTTCCAGGGAAAATCGTACGAAGGGCTGACCTGCAACGCGCTGGAGTGGATTGACTCCTGGGGCGGCGGGACCTTTATCGACGAAAAAGGAAACGTGACCGTAAACAATCCTAAGGCCGCGGCTGCGCTGGATACGGTCGCGGGCTGGATCGGTAAAATCACACCGAAGGGCGCGCTGGGCTACAAAGAAGAGGAATCCCGAGCCGTGTTCCAGAACGGCGATGCCCTGTTTATGCGCAACTGGCCGTATGCTTATCTGCTCTCGCAGGGAGAGGAGAGCCCGCTGAAAGGTAAGGTTGGCGTAGCGCCTCTTCCTGCCGGCCCGGACGGCAAATCTGCCAACGCGCTGGGCGGCTGGCAGTGGTCGGTTAACGCCAATACCAAAAACAAAGACGCGGCGATTGCGCTGCTGAAAATCCTCACTGACGCAGACTCGCAGAAGATGCAGCTTAAATATCTGGGCTTCGCGCCAACGCGTTCTGCCCTGTATGAAGATAAGGCTGTACTGGAAACTGCCCCGCATTTAACGATGTTTAAAGAGATCTTCGCCAATGCGGTACCGCGCCCGGCAACGGTAACCAAAAGCCAGTATCCGCGCGTCTCCAACGCTATTTACAACGTGACCTTTAAAGTGCTCAACGGCGGCAGTGACGGCAAAACGGCCGTGGCGGATCTGCAAAAACGTCTTGAGCGCGTGAAGGGTAAGGACTGGCGTTAA